The following proteins are co-located in the Streptomyces bottropensis ATCC 25435 genome:
- a CDS encoding xanthine dehydrogenase family protein molybdopterin-binding subunit — MGTTGLPTTLTQGSRTRGGIGESTLRPDGTLKVTGEFAYSSDIWHEDMLWGQILRSPVAHAEIVSIDTAEALATPGVYAVMTYDDLPTEVRHYGLEIRDTPVLAHGRVRHHGEPVAIVAADHPETARRAAAKIKVEYRELPVITDEASATAPDAPLVHEGRDDHHFAHVTHPNIVHRQPVIRGDVAAARERADVIVEGEYVFGMQDQAFLGPESGLAVPAEDGGVDLYVATQWLHADLSQIAPVLGLPEDKVRMTLAGVGGAFGGREDLSMQIHACLLALRTGKPVKIVYNRFESFFGHVHRHPAKLHYEHGATKDGRLTHLKARIVLDGGAYASSSPAVVGNAASLGAGPYVIEDVEIEALALYTNNPPCGAMRGFGAVQACFAYEAQMDKLAAKLGMDPVELRRINAMEQGTLLPTGQPVDSPAPVAELLRRVKAMPLPPERQWLAAGEAADVRQLPGGLSNTTHGEGVVRGVGYAVGIKNVGFSEGFDDYSTARVRMEVVGGEPVATVHTAMAEVGQGGITVHAQIARTELGVTQVTINPADTRVGSAGSTSASRQTYVTGGAVKNSCELVREKVLELGRRRFGTYHPAWATAELLLEGGKVVTDTGEVLADLVDVLGDEAVEVEAEWRHRPTEPFDLRTGQGFGHVQYSFAAHRAVVEVDTELGMVKVVELACAQDVGKALNPLSVVGQIQGGTTQGLGIAVMEEIVVDPKTAKVRNPSFTDYLIPTILDTPTIPVDVLELADDHAPYGLRGVGEAPTLSSTPAVLAAIRNATGLELNRTPVRPEHLTGTA, encoded by the coding sequence ATGGGAACCACCGGCCTGCCCACCACCCTCACCCAGGGCTCTCGCACCAGAGGCGGCATCGGCGAGTCCACGCTCCGCCCGGACGGCACCCTCAAGGTCACCGGCGAGTTCGCGTACTCGTCCGACATCTGGCACGAGGATATGCTCTGGGGCCAGATCCTGCGCTCCCCGGTCGCCCACGCCGAGATCGTCTCCATCGACACGGCCGAGGCCCTCGCCACACCGGGCGTGTACGCCGTCATGACCTACGACGACCTGCCGACCGAGGTGCGCCACTACGGCCTGGAGATCCGGGACACCCCGGTCCTCGCCCACGGCAGGGTCCGCCACCACGGCGAGCCCGTCGCGATCGTCGCCGCCGACCATCCGGAGACCGCGCGCCGCGCCGCCGCCAAGATCAAGGTCGAGTACCGGGAACTTCCGGTCATCACCGACGAGGCCTCGGCGACCGCGCCGGACGCGCCCCTCGTCCACGAGGGCCGCGACGACCATCACTTCGCCCATGTCACGCACCCGAACATCGTGCACCGCCAGCCGGTCATCCGCGGCGACGTGGCGGCGGCCCGTGAGCGCGCCGACGTGATCGTCGAGGGCGAGTACGTCTTCGGCATGCAGGACCAGGCCTTCCTCGGGCCGGAGTCCGGGCTCGCCGTGCCCGCGGAGGACGGCGGCGTCGACCTCTATGTCGCCACCCAGTGGCTGCACGCCGACCTGAGCCAGATCGCGCCCGTCCTCGGCCTGCCCGAGGACAAGGTACGGATGACGCTGGCCGGTGTCGGCGGCGCCTTCGGTGGCCGCGAGGACCTGTCGATGCAGATCCACGCGTGCCTGCTGGCGCTGCGCACCGGCAAGCCGGTCAAGATCGTCTACAACCGTTTCGAGTCCTTCTTCGGTCACGTCCACCGCCACCCCGCGAAGCTCCACTACGAGCACGGGGCCACGAAGGACGGCAGGCTCACCCACCTCAAGGCCCGCATCGTCCTGGACGGCGGCGCGTACGCGTCCTCCTCCCCGGCCGTCGTCGGCAACGCCGCCTCGCTCGGCGCGGGCCCGTACGTCATCGAGGACGTCGAGATCGAGGCCCTCGCGCTCTACACCAACAACCCGCCCTGCGGCGCCATGCGCGGCTTCGGCGCGGTCCAGGCGTGCTTCGCCTACGAGGCGCAGATGGACAAGCTGGCGGCGAAGCTCGGGATGGATCCGGTGGAACTCCGGCGGATCAACGCCATGGAGCAGGGCACCCTCCTGCCGACGGGCCAGCCGGTCGACTCCCCGGCGCCGGTCGCCGAACTCCTGCGCCGTGTCAAGGCGATGCCCCTGCCGCCGGAGCGCCAGTGGCTCGCGGCGGGCGAGGCGGCCGACGTACGACAGCTGCCGGGCGGCCTGTCCAACACCACGCACGGCGAGGGCGTCGTCCGGGGCGTCGGCTACGCGGTCGGCATCAAGAACGTCGGCTTCTCCGAGGGCTTCGACGACTACTCCACCGCCCGTGTCCGTATGGAGGTCGTCGGCGGCGAACCCGTCGCCACCGTCCACACGGCCATGGCGGAGGTCGGCCAGGGCGGCATCACCGTCCACGCGCAGATCGCCCGCACCGAGCTGGGCGTCACGCAGGTGACCATCAACCCGGCCGACACACGGGTGGGTTCGGCCGGCTCGACCTCCGCGTCCCGGCAGACGTACGTCACGGGCGGCGCGGTGAAGAACAGCTGCGAGCTGGTCCGGGAGAAGGTTTTGGAGCTGGGCCGGCGCAGGTTCGGCACGTACCACCCGGCCTGGGCCACCGCCGAACTCCTCCTGGAGGGCGGCAAGGTCGTCACCGACACCGGTGAGGTGCTGGCCGACCTCGTGGACGTCCTCGGGGACGAGGCCGTCGAGGTCGAGGCGGAGTGGCGCCACCGGCCGACCGAACCCTTCGACCTGCGGACCGGGCAGGGGTTCGGGCACGTGCAGTACTCCTTCGCCGCACACCGCGCGGTCGTCGAGGTCGACACCGAGCTGGGCATGGTCAAGGTCGTCGAGCTGGCCTGCGCCCAGGACGTCGGCAAGGCGCTCAACCCGCTCTCCGTGGTGGGCCAGATCCAGGGCGGTACGACCCAGGGCCTCGGTATCGCGGTGATGGAGGAGATCGTCGTCGACCCGAAGACCGCGAAGGTCCGTAACCCGTCCTTCACGGACTACCTCATCCCCACGATCCTCGACACGCCGACCATCCCCGTCGACGTGCTCGAACTCGCCGACGACCACGCGCCGTACGGGCTGCGCGGCGTCGGAGAGGCCCCGACCCTGTCGTCGACTCCGGCCGTCCTCGCGGCGATCCGGAACGCGACGGGTCTGGAGCTGAACCGGACGCCGGTACGGCCGGAGCATCTGACCGGTACGGCGTAG
- a CDS encoding NCS2 family permease — MTQQSLKPRTAAEGTVDPAGRSRLDRYFHITHRGSTVPREVRGGVTTFMAMAYILLLNPLILSGPDAAGTTLGQKALITATALAAAVTTLLMGFVGRVPLALAAGLSVSGVIASQVVPRMTWPQAMGMCVIYGVIIMLLVVTGLRELIMNAIPLALKHAITMGIGLFVALIGFYKAGFVHQGRATPVSLGPSGELAGWPVLLFAVTLLAIFMLQARGVPGATLLGIVGGTVLAVALNALDVVDPKQWAGGAPELHGAAVSMPDFSLLGHVEFGGWGDVGAMTVGMIVFTLVLAGFFDAMATIIGVGTEAGLADDKGRMPGLSRALFVDGAGGAIGGVAGGSGQTVFVESATGVGEGARTGLSSVVTGLFFAACLFFTPLTAIVPGEVAAAALVVIGAMMMMNARHVDWSDRATAIPVFLTVVIMPFTYSITAGVAAGVVSYVAIKLAQGRAREIGAFMWGLTAVFLVFFALDPIESWLGVH, encoded by the coding sequence ATGACCCAACAGTCGCTGAAGCCGAGGACGGCCGCCGAAGGCACCGTCGACCCGGCCGGCCGGTCCCGTCTCGACCGGTACTTCCACATCACCCACCGAGGCTCCACCGTCCCCCGAGAGGTCCGCGGCGGCGTCACGACCTTCATGGCGATGGCGTACATCCTCCTGCTCAACCCGCTCATCCTGTCCGGCCCGGACGCCGCGGGCACCACCCTCGGCCAGAAGGCCCTGATCACGGCGACCGCACTCGCGGCGGCCGTCACCACGCTCCTCATGGGCTTCGTGGGCCGGGTGCCGCTCGCCCTCGCCGCCGGCCTCTCCGTCTCCGGTGTCATCGCCTCGCAGGTCGTCCCCCGGATGACCTGGCCGCAGGCGATGGGCATGTGCGTGATCTACGGCGTGATCATCATGCTCCTGGTCGTCACCGGCCTCCGGGAGCTGATCATGAACGCCATCCCGCTCGCGCTGAAGCACGCCATCACCATGGGCATCGGCCTCTTCGTCGCCCTGATCGGCTTCTACAAGGCCGGCTTCGTGCACCAGGGCAGGGCGACCCCGGTCAGCCTCGGCCCGAGCGGCGAACTCGCCGGCTGGCCGGTCCTCCTCTTCGCGGTCACCCTCCTCGCGATCTTCATGCTCCAGGCCCGCGGCGTCCCCGGGGCGACCCTGCTCGGCATCGTCGGCGGCACGGTCCTCGCCGTCGCCCTCAACGCCCTCGACGTCGTCGACCCGAAACAATGGGCCGGTGGCGCACCGGAGTTGCACGGCGCCGCGGTCTCGATGCCGGACTTCTCGCTCCTCGGGCACGTCGAGTTCGGCGGCTGGGGCGACGTCGGCGCGATGACGGTCGGCATGATCGTCTTCACGCTCGTGCTCGCCGGGTTCTTCGACGCCATGGCCACCATCATCGGCGTGGGGACCGAGGCCGGGCTCGCCGACGACAAGGGCCGGATGCCGGGGCTGTCCAGGGCACTGTTCGTCGACGGCGCCGGCGGCGCGATCGGCGGCGTGGCCGGCGGCTCGGGCCAGACCGTGTTCGTCGAGTCGGCGACCGGCGTCGGCGAGGGTGCCCGCACGGGGCTCTCCTCCGTCGTCACCGGCCTGTTCTTCGCGGCCTGCCTGTTCTTCACCCCGCTCACGGCGATCGTGCCCGGCGAGGTCGCGGCCGCCGCGCTCGTCGTCATCGGCGCCATGATGATGATGAACGCCCGGCACGTCGACTGGTCCGACCGGGCCACCGCGATCCCGGTCTTCCTGACCGTCGTGATCATGCCGTTCACGTACTCCATCACCGCGGGCGTCGCCGCCGGAGTCGTCTCCTACGTCGCCATCAAGCTGGCCCAGGGCCGGGCGCGGGAGATCGGCGCGTTCATGTGGGGCCTGACGGCGGTCTTCCTCGTCTTCTTCGCCCTCGACCCGATCGAGAGCTGGCTGGGCGTGCACTAG
- a CDS encoding XdhC family protein produces the protein MLDIAEELHRWVEHGRDFAVATVVAVGGSAPRQPGAALAVDDEGTAIGSVSGGCVEGAVYELCRQALADGEPVLERFGYSDEDAFAVGLTCGGVIDILVTPVRAGDPVRPVVVAALSAATSGEAAALARIVSGPADLRGRALLVRPDGAYDGGYGAHPELDRAVAAEARAFLDAGRTGTLEIGEQGSRCGAPLTVLVESSVPPPRMIVFGAIDFASALVRVGKFLGHHVTVCDARPVFATRDRFPEADEIVVDWPHRYLERTAVDARTVLCVLTHDAKFDVPLLQLALRLPVAYVGAMGSRRTHLDRNERLRQVGVTEMELARLRSPIGLDLGARTPQETALSIAAEIVAARRGGSGVALTGAHTPIHHDGTPDVTRLPSLRVS, from the coding sequence ATGCTGGACATCGCCGAAGAACTGCACCGGTGGGTCGAGCACGGGCGCGACTTCGCCGTGGCCACCGTGGTGGCCGTCGGCGGCAGCGCTCCCCGGCAGCCCGGCGCCGCCCTCGCGGTGGACGACGAGGGCACCGCGATCGGCTCGGTCTCCGGCGGTTGCGTGGAGGGCGCCGTCTACGAGCTGTGCCGACAGGCGCTGGCGGACGGCGAACCGGTGCTCGAACGCTTCGGCTACAGCGACGAGGACGCCTTCGCGGTCGGTCTGACCTGCGGCGGTGTCATCGACATCCTCGTCACACCGGTGCGGGCCGGCGACCCGGTCCGCCCGGTCGTCGTCGCCGCGCTCTCCGCCGCCACGAGCGGGGAGGCGGCGGCGCTGGCCCGGATCGTCTCCGGCCCGGCGGACCTGCGGGGCCGCGCCCTGCTGGTCCGCCCGGACGGCGCGTACGACGGCGGCTACGGCGCCCATCCCGAACTGGACCGCGCCGTCGCCGCCGAGGCCCGCGCCTTCCTCGACGCCGGCCGCACGGGCACCCTGGAGATCGGAGAGCAGGGCTCACGGTGCGGAGCACCGCTCACGGTCCTCGTCGAGTCGTCCGTCCCACCGCCCCGGATGATCGTCTTCGGCGCGATCGACTTCGCGTCGGCGCTGGTCCGGGTCGGCAAGTTCCTCGGCCATCACGTCACCGTCTGCGACGCCCGTCCCGTCTTCGCGACCCGTGACCGCTTCCCGGAGGCGGACGAGATCGTCGTCGACTGGCCCCACCGATACCTGGAGCGGACGGCCGTGGACGCCCGTACGGTCCTGTGCGTCCTCACCCACGACGCCAAGTTCGACGTCCCACTCCTCCAGCTCGCCCTCCGGCTCCCCGTCGCCTACGTCGGCGCCATGGGCTCCCGCCGCACCCACCTCGACCGCAACGAACGACTCCGGCAAGTGGGCGTCACCGAGATGGAGTTGGCACGGCTCAGGTCCCCGATCGGCCTCGACCTCGGGGCCCGCACGCCGCAGGAGACGGCCCTGTCCATCGCCGCCGAGATCGTCGCCGCCCGGCGCGGCGGCAGCGGCGTCGCCCTGACCGGCGCGCACACCCCGATCCACCACGACGGCACCCCCGACGTCACACGGCTGCCGAGCCTACGGGTCTCCTGA
- a CDS encoding class I SAM-dependent methyltransferase, giving the protein MGTMTALDFEDGSSAGALARYPTVHTPLDELPSLFREFPRVLAPGGLLAPAYRVGDECVHLTHAYGHPLDLDGAGHHGGHAPGVRAGAQAG; this is encoded by the coding sequence GTGGGCACGATGACCGCGCTCGACTTCGAGGACGGCTCGTCGGCGGGTGCCCTCGCCCGGTACCCGACGGTCCATACGCCGCTCGACGAACTCCCGTCCCTGTTCCGGGAGTTCCCTCGCGTCCTCGCGCCCGGCGGCCTCCTCGCGCCGGCGTACAGGGTGGGGGACGAGTGCGTGCACCTCACGCACGCGTACGGTCACCCCCTCGACCTCGACGGGGCCGGACACCACGGCGGCCACGCCCCGGGCGTACGTGCCGGCGCGCAGGCCGGGTGA
- a CDS encoding SRPBCC family protein yields MVLFVLERLPPLPADRAWQRLTDWPRHADVVPLTRVTVRTPPPTGEGTVFVARSGVGPLAFDDPMEVTLWQPPEGAADGRCRLVKHGSFVTGWAEIEVRPDGAGACRVVWREDLRVRGLPGLFDRPLGLVARWMFGRAVDGLLASGARRPG; encoded by the coding sequence GTGGTTCTCTTCGTCCTGGAACGCCTCCCACCACTCCCCGCGGACCGCGCCTGGCAGCGTCTCACCGACTGGCCCCGGCACGCCGACGTCGTCCCGCTGACCCGCGTCACCGTCCGCACACCTCCCCCGACCGGCGAGGGCACGGTGTTCGTGGCCCGCAGCGGTGTCGGCCCGCTCGCCTTCGACGACCCGATGGAGGTCACGCTCTGGCAGCCGCCGGAAGGGGCGGCCGACGGGAGGTGCAGGCTGGTCAAGCACGGTTCGTTCGTCACCGGGTGGGCCGAGATCGAGGTCCGTCCGGACGGCGCGGGCGCGTGCCGTGTGGTCTGGCGGGAGGACCTGCGGGTACGCGGGCTGCCGGGCCTCTTCGACCGCCCGCTGGGGCTGGTGGCACGGTGGATGTTCGGGCGGGCGGTGGACGGACTGCTCGCGTCCGGCGCCCGACGGCCGGGCTGA
- a CDS encoding cytochrome P450, translated as MDAELHGRLDELQRDPYPHYARARAAEGLTYVPELDSWLVARDADVREVLRRPEDFSSANALRPDVMPAPAALAVLGGGFGGRPVVVTADGTLHQELRAPIVRGLSPARVAAVLPYAAERAEALIDGFVKDAEGSRGAESGRVELMSAYAGRLPGEVIGRLVGFDPDDVPALVHGGHRAEQLLFRPMTEAEQIAAAEDVVATAHRLDAFVRARHADPREDLGTELIRSVVGAGAGELTLDHRHQVVAHLQNLLIAGHLTTTALIGTTLLHLLRDRRQWELLCAEPERIPAAIEEAARYDTALQGFRRVTTRPVTLADTELPAGTPVFLAFGSANRDGSRHPRPDDFDITRPAGSRHLSFGSGTHTCPGSQLAREQLRLTLELLTSRLPGLRLADGPHITMRPTLIHRSPERLELVW; from the coding sequence GTGGACGCTGAACTGCACGGCAGGCTCGACGAGTTACAGCGGGATCCGTATCCGCACTACGCGCGGGCCAGGGCGGCGGAGGGGCTGACGTACGTCCCCGAGCTGGACTCCTGGCTGGTCGCGCGGGACGCCGACGTACGGGAGGTGCTGCGGCGCCCGGAGGACTTCTCGTCGGCGAACGCGCTGCGTCCGGACGTCATGCCCGCGCCCGCCGCGCTGGCCGTGCTCGGCGGCGGCTTCGGCGGCCGTCCCGTCGTCGTCACCGCCGACGGGACCCTGCACCAGGAGCTGCGGGCACCCATCGTGCGGGGCCTGTCGCCCGCGAGGGTCGCGGCGGTCCTCCCGTATGCCGCCGAGCGGGCCGAAGCCCTGATCGACGGCTTCGTCAAGGACGCCGAGGGGAGCAGGGGCGCCGAGAGCGGGCGGGTCGAGCTGATGTCCGCCTATGCGGGCCGCCTCCCCGGGGAGGTCATCGGCCGCCTCGTCGGGTTCGACCCGGACGACGTACCGGCGCTGGTCCATGGCGGTCACCGGGCCGAGCAGCTGCTGTTCCGGCCCATGACGGAGGCCGAACAGATCGCGGCGGCCGAGGACGTGGTCGCCACGGCCCACCGTCTCGACGCGTTCGTGCGGGCCCGGCACGCCGACCCCCGCGAGGACCTGGGCACCGAACTCATCAGGTCCGTCGTCGGGGCCGGCGCCGGTGAGCTGACGCTCGACCACCGTCATCAGGTCGTCGCCCATCTGCAGAACCTGCTCATCGCCGGGCATCTGACCACGACCGCCCTGATTGGGACGACCCTCCTGCACCTGCTGCGCGACCGCCGGCAGTGGGAGCTGCTCTGCGCCGAGCCGGAACGCATCCCGGCCGCCATCGAGGAAGCCGCCCGCTACGACACCGCGTTGCAGGGTTTCCGCCGGGTCACCACTCGGCCGGTCACCCTCGCCGACACCGAACTCCCCGCCGGGACACCGGTGTTCCTGGCCTTCGGCAGTGCCAACCGGGACGGTTCGCGTCACCCGCGCCCCGACGACTTCGACATCACCCGGCCCGCCGGCAGCCGCCACCTCTCCTTCGGCTCCGGCACCCACACCTGCCCCGGCTCACAGCTCGCCCGCGAACAACTCCGCCTCACCCTGGAGCTGTTGACCAGCCGCCTGCCGGGCCTCCGCCTCGCGGACGGCCCACACATCACCATGCGCCCGACCTTGATCCACCGCTCCCCGGAGCGCCTCGAACTCGTCTGGTGA
- a CDS encoding ankyrin repeat domain-containing protein: MNIRRRKKLSRRLVWAAMIGDTAGVDTLLRAGAPAETADAEGTTPLYAASVHGAADTVRLLLAAGALPDTESGRGAEGTPLCGAACWGHTETVRALLAHGADPGLREDHGTGRTPLDWATAGPHPETAALLLAAGARSS; encoded by the coding sequence GTGAACATACGGCGGCGGAAGAAGCTGTCCCGGCGGCTGGTGTGGGCCGCGATGATCGGTGACACCGCCGGGGTCGACACGCTGCTGCGTGCCGGAGCGCCCGCGGAGACGGCCGACGCCGAGGGGACGACGCCCCTGTACGCGGCATCCGTCCACGGGGCCGCCGACACCGTCCGCCTGCTCCTGGCCGCCGGAGCCCTGCCCGACACCGAGAGCGGACGCGGCGCGGAGGGCACACCGCTGTGCGGCGCCGCGTGCTGGGGGCATACCGAAACGGTGCGCGCGCTCCTCGCCCACGGCGCCGACCCCGGCCTGCGCGAGGACCACGGCACCGGCCGCACCCCGCTCGACTGGGCGACCGCCGGCCCCCACCCCGAGACGGCGGCCCTGCTGCTGGCCGCGGGGGCGCGTTCTTCCTAG
- a CDS encoding DoxX family protein — translation MNATLWIIASVLAAAFLAAGLMKTTRTREKLIASGMNWAEEFSPAAVKGIGAVEALGALGLILPAALDIAPVLVPLAATGLVLTMLGAVGFHVRRKEIKESVPSLVLLILAAVVAWGRFGPYAF, via the coding sequence GTGAACGCCACCCTCTGGATCATCGCGAGCGTGCTCGCGGCCGCCTTCCTCGCCGCCGGCCTGATGAAGACCACCCGGACCAGGGAGAAACTGATCGCCTCCGGTATGAACTGGGCCGAGGAGTTCTCCCCGGCCGCGGTCAAGGGAATCGGCGCGGTGGAGGCCCTGGGCGCCCTCGGCCTGATCCTCCCGGCGGCACTGGACATAGCCCCGGTTCTCGTCCCGCTGGCGGCCACCGGCCTCGTCCTCACCATGCTCGGCGCGGTCGGCTTCCATGTCCGGCGCAAGGAGATCAAGGAGAGCGTCCCGAGCCTGGTGCTGCTGATCCTGGCGGCCGTGGTGGCCTGGGGCCGCTTCGGACCGTACGCGTTCTGA
- a CDS encoding MarR family transcriptional regulator produces the protein MEAMETPRRSCGLTEEESETWHALAGLMVRLPSALDTRLQQDSGISHVEYLVMSMLSQSEERTLRMSDLARHVGSSLSRLSHLVKRLERSGWVRREPDPSDGRYTLAVLTEAGHAKIVESTPGHADALRHLVFDALTRTQQRQLRDIGRRVWRSVAPDDHCVPPPG, from the coding sequence ATGGAGGCCATGGAGACACCGCGCCGGTCGTGTGGGCTGACCGAGGAGGAGAGCGAGACCTGGCACGCGCTGGCGGGCCTGATGGTCCGACTGCCGAGTGCTCTGGACACGCGTCTCCAGCAGGACTCGGGGATCAGCCACGTGGAGTACCTGGTGATGTCGATGCTCTCCCAGAGCGAGGAACGCACCCTGCGGATGAGTGACCTGGCCAGGCATGTCGGTTCGTCGCTGTCCCGGCTGTCCCATCTCGTGAAGCGGCTGGAGAGGAGCGGATGGGTGCGCCGGGAGCCGGACCCCTCCGACGGGCGCTACACGCTGGCCGTGCTCACCGAGGCCGGTCACGCCAAGATCGTCGAGAGCACGCCGGGGCACGCCGACGCCCTGCGGCACCTGGTGTTCGACGCGCTCACGAGGACCCAGCAGCGGCAGCTGAGGGACATCGGGCGGCGCGTCTGGCGCAGTGTCGCGCCGGACGACCACTGCGTGCCGCCGCCGGGCTGA
- a CDS encoding LacI family DNA-binding transcriptional regulator, with protein sequence MRPPTIRDVAERAGVSKSLVSLVLRGSDQVRPEKREAVLTAVDQLGYRPNAAARSLSERRTRTVGVLLNDMRNPWFVELLDGLNSRLHDNGLRMLLADGHLNRRLGEDLTRTFTELRVDGLIAVGTLPPSEALRAAAGLIPTVVAGAREPTLPHVDVVAGDDQLGARLATEHLLGLGHRRIAHIAGDGVVGALRRRSFETVMGEHGLGDLASVERGDLTEEGGYRATVRLLGARERPTAIVAFNDMACVGALSAAEEMGLKVPRDLSLVGYDNTYVARLRHLWLTTVDNASHDVGRAAAQCLLDRIADPTRVGKVVLTTPTLEVRGTTGPPAGH encoded by the coding sequence ATGAGACCCCCGACCATCCGCGACGTCGCCGAGCGGGCCGGCGTGTCGAAGTCACTGGTCTCCCTGGTGCTGCGCGGCTCCGACCAGGTGCGCCCCGAGAAGCGGGAGGCCGTCCTGACGGCCGTGGACCAGTTGGGCTACCGGCCGAACGCCGCCGCGCGCAGCCTGAGCGAGCGCCGCACCCGCACGGTCGGCGTCCTTCTCAACGACATGCGCAACCCCTGGTTCGTGGAGCTGCTGGACGGCCTCAACTCCCGGCTGCACGACAACGGCCTGCGGATGCTGCTGGCCGACGGCCATCTCAACCGGCGGCTCGGCGAGGACCTCACCCGCACCTTCACGGAGCTGCGGGTCGACGGGCTGATAGCGGTCGGCACCCTGCCGCCGTCCGAGGCCCTGCGCGCGGCGGCCGGGCTCATCCCGACCGTGGTGGCGGGCGCCCGGGAGCCCACGCTCCCCCATGTGGACGTCGTCGCGGGCGACGACCAGCTGGGCGCCCGCCTCGCCACCGAGCACCTCCTCGGCCTCGGGCACCGGCGTATCGCGCACATCGCCGGGGACGGCGTCGTCGGCGCGCTGCGCCGCCGCAGTTTCGAGACGGTGATGGGCGAGCACGGGCTGGGCGACCTGGCGTCCGTCGAGCGGGGCGACCTGACGGAGGAGGGCGGCTACCGCGCCACGGTCCGGCTGCTCGGCGCCCGTGAACGCCCCACCGCCATCGTGGCGTTCAACGACATGGCCTGCGTGGGCGCCCTCTCCGCCGCCGAGGAGATGGGCCTGAAGGTGCCGCGCGACCTCTCCCTCGTGGGCTACGACAACACCTACGTCGCCCGCCTGCGCCACCTCTGGCTCACCACCGTGGACAACGCCAGCCACGACGTCGGCCGGGCCGCCGCCCAGTGCCTCCTCGACCGTATCGCCGACCCGACGCGCGTCGGCAAGGTCGTCCTGACCACGCCGACGCTGGAGGTCCGCGGCACCACGGGCCCGCCGGCCGGCCACTGA
- a CDS encoding Gfo/Idh/MocA family protein — protein sequence MVSALGVAVVGFGWMGRVHTQAYARVTHHFPQLSLRPELVTVVEEVPGRAEEAARQFGFASTARDWREVAADPRIRAVSITAPNFLHREIGVAMAEAGKHIWIEKPVGLTAADARAVADAAARAGVQGTVGFNYRNAPAVSTARELIAAGRIGTVTHVRIRLFSDYAAHPEGALTWRYERERGGSGVLGDLASHGVDLARHLLGDITSLTADTAIFVPERARPTGATAGHTRASGGELGPVENEDYVSCLLRFASGARGVLEACRVFVGEQNNYGFEIHGTEGALFWDFRRMGELGVSRGEAYQDQSVHTLFVGPGHGAYGAFQPGSANAMGYDDLKVVEAYNFLRSIAEDTPHGTTLADAVHSATALDAMSRSAESGAWVNL from the coding sequence ATGGTGAGTGCGCTCGGTGTCGCCGTCGTGGGGTTCGGCTGGATGGGACGGGTGCACACCCAGGCGTACGCCCGCGTGACCCATCACTTTCCGCAGCTGTCCCTGCGGCCCGAGCTGGTCACCGTCGTCGAGGAGGTACCCGGCCGCGCCGAGGAGGCCGCCCGGCAGTTCGGGTTCGCCTCGACCGCCCGGGACTGGCGCGAGGTGGCCGCCGACCCCCGCATTCGGGCGGTCAGCATCACCGCGCCGAACTTCCTGCACCGCGAGATCGGTGTCGCCATGGCCGAGGCCGGCAAGCACATCTGGATCGAGAAGCCGGTCGGGCTCACCGCCGCCGACGCCCGCGCCGTCGCCGACGCGGCCGCCCGGGCCGGTGTCCAGGGGACCGTGGGCTTCAACTACCGCAACGCGCCCGCCGTCTCCACCGCCCGGGAGCTGATCGCCGCCGGCCGGATCGGCACCGTCACGCACGTGCGCATCCGTCTGTTCAGCGACTACGCCGCCCACCCCGAGGGCGCCCTGACCTGGCGCTACGAGCGGGAACGCGGCGGCAGCGGCGTCCTCGGCGACCTCGCCTCGCACGGCGTGGACCTGGCCCGTCACCTGCTCGGCGACATCACCTCCCTCACCGCCGACACCGCGATCTTCGTCCCCGAACGGGCCCGGCCCACCGGCGCCACCGCCGGCCACACCCGGGCCTCGGGGGGCGAACTCGGCCCCGTGGAGAACGAGGACTACGTCAGCTGCCTCCTCCGCTTCGCCTCCGGCGCCCGGGGCGTCCTGGAGGCCTGCCGGGTCTTCGTCGGCGAACAGAACAACTACGGCTTCGAGATCCACGGCACCGAGGGCGCCCTCTTCTGGGATTTCCGCCGCATGGGGGAGCTGGGCGTCAGCAGGGGTGAGGCCTACCAGGACCAGTCCGTGCACACCCTCTTCGTCGGCCCCGGCCACGGCGCGTACGGCGCCTTCCAGCCGGGCTCCGCCAACGCCATGGGCTACGACGACCTCAAGGTCGTGGAGGCGTACAACTTCCTGCGCTCGATCGCCGAGGACACCCCGCACGGCACCACCCTCGCCGACGCCGTGCACAGCGCCACCGCGCTGGACGCGATGAGCCGCTCGGCCGAGTCGGGGGCGTGGGTGAACCTCTGA